A DNA window from Pyrus communis chromosome 3, drPyrComm1.1, whole genome shotgun sequence contains the following coding sequences:
- the LOC137728223 gene encoding uncharacterized protein — MPSKNEEEEKDGNQRKDDKGKGQTSFGPRKTQSFKRGGTSSSSSRGGFSATGQGRGGRFARGARGQRQGDAGRGMAQVPGPGRYGQTGRGSAYYYQVDVVPYAPGLYPYPQDPYSQGGYPQKIVTFHRPGLPVVTFVGEQSGVRHDVISAMRAKRLPPDRDVEFTIDLLPGINPISLTPYRMAPVELRELKVQLQELADKGFIQPSTSPYGAPVLFVRKKDGTLRLCIDYRQLNRVTIKNRYPLTRIDDLFDQLQGAYVLSKIDLRSGYYQLKISREDVPKTAFRTHYDDYEFLSFQQLKYCLTHAPVLALPDDSGDFEVYNDASLNGLGCVLMQHGRQRWLELLSDYDCTIDYHLGRANVVADAFSRKSQGRINALYASRVPLLADLRSTGVRLETEDQEVALLANFQVRPILVDRVLEAQVANEETQEIIQARNQGKRKDLRQVKAEKKKPFKLLQPFPVPEWKWENITMDFVYKLLRTHNGFDGIWVIVDRLTKSAHFIPVIKSNLKTAQDRQKSLVDRHATDRVYKVGDWVFLKFSPWRAVVRFGKKGKLSPRYIGPYMITERVGEVAYRLELPSELAKVHNVFHVSMLRHYVADLSQVIPPQPLEINQDLTYDEKPVMILDWKEKVLRNKTVNLVKVLWRNHSAEEATWETEDRMRDLYPRLFFDP; from the exons ATGCCCAGTAAgaatgaggaggaagaaaaagatggtaaCCAAAGGAAAGATGACAAGGGCAAGGGTCAGACGTCGTTCGGACCTCGCAAGACCCAGAGCTTTAAGCGGGGTGGAACCAGTTCTAGCTCTTCTAGGGGTGGTTTTAGTGCCACTGGTCAGGGTCGTGGTGGTAGATTTGCTAGgggtgctagaggccagaggcagggtgaTGCTGGTAGAGGAATGGCTCAg GTTCCTGGTCCTGGTCGTTATGGGCAGACGGGTCGTGGTAGTGCCTATTACTACCAGGTTGATGTTGTTCCTTATGCCCCAGGACTGTATCCATATCCCCAGGATCCATATTCTCAGGGTGGTTATCCCCA GAAAATAGTTACAttccatcgtcctggattacctgtggttacttttgtgggcgagcagagtggggtgagacatgatGTTATTTCTGCTATGCGAGCGAAAAG GTTGCCGCCAGACcgagacgtggagttcaccattgatttgcttccaggtaTTAATCCTATATCTTTGACTCCTTACCGTATGGCTCCTGTTGAGTTGAGGGAATTaaaagttcagttgcaggaattagcggataagggttttattcagcctagtacttcaccttatggagctccagtgttgtttgtgaggaagaaagatggaactttgaggctatgtattgattaccgACAACTGAATCGggtaacgattaaaaaccgttatccattgacgcgtattgatgatttgtttgatcagcttcaaGGTGCTTATGTActctccaagattgacttgaggtctggatactatcagttgaagattagtagggaggaTGTCCCTAAGACTGCTTTCAGGACTCATTATGAtgattacgagtttctg agttttcaacagttgaagtattgtctcactcatgcacctgttttggcactcccggacgatagtggtgattttgaGGTCTATaatgatgcttccttgaatggtctgggatgtgtgttgatgcagcatggtagg cagaggtggttggaactgcttagtgattatgattgcacgattgattatcaccttggtcgtgcaaatgtggtAGCGGATGCAtttagcaggaagtctcagggccgtatcaatgcgttgtacgctagtcgcgttcctcttctggcagacttAAGATCCACGGGAGTGAGGCTAGAGACAGAAGATCAAGAggtggctttacttgctaattttcaagttaggccaattttagttgatcgtgtgcttgaagctcaggtagctaatgaggaaactcaagaaataatcCAAGCAAGGAATCAGGGGAAGAGGaaagacctcaga CAAGTTAAAGCTGAAAAGAAGAAGCCGTTCAAGTTGTTGCAGCCgtttcccgttccagagtggaaatgggaaaacattactatggattttgtgtacaagcttctgcgtacacataatggttttgacggcatttgggtgattgttgatcggcttactaagtcagcacatttcattcca gtaatcaagtctaacctgaaaacagcccaggatcgacaaaagagcttggtggatcggcatgctactgaCAGAGTGTATAAGGTTGGCGATTGGGTGTTTCTGAAGTTTTCACCGTGGAGAGCTGTTGTAcgatttggaaagaaaggtaaactaagtcccaggtatatcggaccgtacATGATCACTGAACGAGTTGGTGAAGTGGCTTACAGACTTGAGTTGCCTTCTGAGCTGGCaaaagtgcataatgttttccacgtgtctatgcttcgacattatgttgcgGATCTGTCTCAGGTAatacctcctcaacccttggaaatTAATCAGGATTTAACTTATGATGAAAAACCAGTGATGATTCtggattggaaagaaaaggttctgaggaacaagactgtgaatttggtgaaagttttgtggaggaatcattcagcagaggaggctacttgggagactgaggatcggatgagagatttgtatcctcggttgttctttgatccTTAG